The genomic region acaaagaataccaaaggaatgaagtcaATTTGCTAAAAttgaagtaaatagaaagttgtatCAAATTTTATGCTCTACCTGAAACATGAGACAAAATCATCAGTTGACTCACAGACCCTAATGACAATTCATaggatttaaaatatttatttttgttctagTGGCTTATCTCTGAAACATACTAATGATACATGCATCACTCTCATTTATAGGTGAAGTGATTCCCATCTTTGCTGAAATTGATAACTGCACCACTCGGACAATCATACCTAAGGCAGCCATTATACAATCTCAAACCTTTATTGCACGTGGCACAGTGAAACAGAAAAAGACTGTTGTAGCAACGCTGGTTGGCGACTCAGTGCTAGCAGGGAAGCGGGAATCATGGCATGGACGAGCTCTCAAAATACCTCCACTTGGACCCTCCATCTTGCAATGCCGGATTATACGAGTGGAATATTCTTTGAAGGTACATAAAATAAAATGGttattcaaattattattattattattattatacagatatTTATCGATAATTTTTTGTTCTGTAGGTTTGTGTAGAAATTCCTGGCTCATCAAAATTATTGCTGGAGCTACCATTAGTCATTGGTACTATTCCACTACACCCATTTGGGAGCAGATCTTCTAGCATTGGAAGCGAATACAGTGTGAACTTTGATTGGCTTCATATGACTGTTCCAGAACAACCAGAAcgtacgttttttttgtttttgttttttttttggtgttttttattaaacatttctcCCCCCACCAAACTCTTAATTCTTGTTGgaaatgataaataataaaatctATCTTTGAACATTGTTTTAAAAGTGCCATTTTTGGCATTGCATATCTTATAGTTTATTCTAAAGTATTTGGCCTCTTCTTCAGGTACCCAAACATGTAATTAATTTTGAATAGTGGCATAAAACTCGCCTTTTTGTAGGGTTGTCAATTACTATCAGGGCGTATTGCGTAACTAAGAGTGTTTGGTACACATGGTCATTAAAATTAATTTGCATGTCAGCAAACTGCTAATTTACTTAAGAATCTGTGTGTATTCTTAGTTGGGTAGCTAAATCCTCCGGACTTTGTTTGTTGCacttgagttaaagggatatgaaagcaaaCATTTTCtcttatatgatatataatatatatatataatctcatcgtatttttttttttttattcaaatagcaTATGCAATTTTACATGACTatctatctttgttctcttgctattctttgttgaaaatcatacataaGAAGgcacaggaacagcaatgcactaataggagctagctgctgattggtagctgcccatatatgcttcttgtcattggtttacctgatGCATTcatctggctcccagtagtgcaatgctgctccttcaacaaagcataccgcaagatcaaagcaaatttgataatagaagtaaattggaaagttgtttaaaattgtctattctatctgaatcatgaaagaggttttggttttcatgtccatttaactggAATATATTTGTTGCTCTTTTTACGACAATTTGGAAGTCTAGAATTAAAAGATCCATCTTTCAGAATCTTAATGAATACAGAACGGATTCTTCACTACTGTGTGCTTGTTCTGTAGTTTGGTTAGACCTTGTACAGTTTTGGTCTAATTCTCCTTTTCCTTATGTACAGCTCCTCCTGAATACTCTGCAGTTGTATCTGATGATGCAGTTGAGATGAACATGACTCCTCCACGTCATGCCAGCATGGGCTGTATCCTGGAAGGACCATTCTATGCCTATATCCAGGAGTTCAGAAACAGACCTCCTCCATTGTACTCAGAGGTAATCACAGCTTCAGTTTGGCTCTTGAATAGAAATCTCTACAGTAGAGGGAATGTTATAACTTTACCTGGCTAAATCTTTTTTCAGTGAGTTACTCTTAGTTGTATGGTAGCATTTTAAATGTAGGAAGTTCTTTAAAGCAGTGGCATGGAGTAGTATAAAGTGCAGAAATTATAAGAGTGGGCAAAGGAGTAAGCAGTCTCTGGTTTGATTGAGGAGAAGCAGATGGAAAGGGAATATTCAGTCTGAGTAATGTTCAATTTATATAGATAGTTTAAGCCATATTAGTACAGTAGACAAGATGTTAAAATAACCAGAGTACTGCAGTGTGCAGCAatagtgtttgtttttaaattaaaagacaagcttttgagataTTTACTCAGTTTCTCAAGTACTGCTACTCTGGTTATtttgagatagatatatagatatagatagatagatatcaggagacagcactcactggtcttgacaatactggatttattgtcaagaccagtgagtgctgtctcctgatttccatactCTACACCATATTCCGGCATTTGgaattaaagtgttagtgagagtgcacctgccactacctgctgtatgtatgtgtgtgtgtgtgtgtgtgtgtgtgtatgtatatatatatatatatatatatatatatatatatatatatatattgatgctaacctatgtctttatttttttaggttGATCCAAATCCTTCTACTCAAGACATCAGACCACGTTGCATGACCTGTTGAAGAATAGAGAATTATTAAAACGAATTAATCTACAATGTCTCAGAAGGATCTTGCAAACTTGCATAGACTCAACATGCCCTGCCCCTTAGGAACTAGGGGGGTAATCTGAAGAGCTAAGCTCATAAAACAGAAGTGGGAGATGTGAGCAGGACACCTGTCTAGAGAGTACTCGCAAGTCAACATGGAACAGATTTGCTTGCAACCCAGACAGATTGCAGTCTGCCTCTCCTAATCTGGCTAACTGCAAGTTACTCAGAGGCCGTCCACAGGAGAAAGGGACTGCTGAGATATCAGCTATTCACACTTTCATGGCCAGGCCCTGGTTGTATAGATGTGATGTTTAGATTTTATGTATCATACTCTTGTCTTTTGTGAAACAAAACGGATATATAGAGGTATGAGCAAGAGATAGGAAGATTGTGGGTGAGGAAAAATTGATGTACAAAAACAAACCATAAAGTGAAGGTTATGGTAGttattgtttaacaatgtctgcagAATGAGGCTTAACTTAGTTCACAAATATGGGGGGGTGCAAACAAACACGAATGAGGCAGAATCTACTAAGGGCTGTGCCTTTTTAGATGACATGAATTACCCAGTGTAGCGTAAAGAATGTTATAAATTTCTTCTTGAATACTGGATTAAAACCTTAatcatacatttagttttcttgtaTAGAAGACCTCCTTTTTGATACTGTGGAATATAGCCATATATAAACCTCAAGCCTTATATTTacataactttttttgttttgtgtcaagaaaaccttaaTAGACTTTGCCTAGTATGTCCTCTTGGCACTTTAAAGATGGACATACCACTGCACAAGACTGTAAATAGGAATGGATATGTTTTACATTTCAAGCACACTGATACTGTATGACATTGTTTCTTTCAGTATTACTGGGAACGGAAGTTTTTTTGGTGCTAATGTGCCTTTTGAATTTAATGAATGAACAGGGAAAAAAATCAGGGTATTTTGTACTCTTAAAAAGGGTTACAATTTCTTGTTCAGGCCTAATAATATGGTCCACGTCTAACTGCCATCTGCTACAAACTATTGCACTTCATTATGGCATTTTGGAGCTTACATTTGTTATGGTTTGATAAATAAAGAAGTCTTCTGTCCCTGTGTTTTTTCTAATTGtgctttaaaaaacatttttgtaggttgctggatatctttttatagataatttttgcaaTGTTACAAAATAAGCATTACATATGTGATGCTTTTAATATTTCACTTGTTTATGATGTAGAGAAATGTATTCTCCTAaataatgtctgtttatttttgttaagttctaatgaattttttttgctACAAATAAAAATCTATGTTTCATTATATGActaattttgaattatttttttggggAGAGTGGGCTAAACCTATA from Bombina bombina isolate aBomBom1 chromosome 2, aBomBom1.pri, whole genome shotgun sequence harbors:
- the ARRDC2 gene encoding LOW QUALITY PROTEIN: arrestin domain-containing protein 2 (The sequence of the model RefSeq protein was modified relative to this genomic sequence to represent the inferred CDS: deleted 2 bases in 1 codon), whose amino-acid sequence is MIFDKVKKFLIVLDSPELDTPPVYSSGDIVSGKVLLELVTETKVESVKLHAGGHAKVQWTESRSAGSSTAYTQNYSDEVEYINLRETLLQTDNGALTVLPAGRHEFPFTFQLPEALVTSFEGKHGSVRYWVKAKLHRPWSTVKKTKKEFTVIEPIDINTPDLLAPQAGPREKIAHAWYCNLGQVNVTVKIDRKGYTPGEVIPIFAEIDNCTTRTIIPKAAIIQSQTFIARGTVKQKKTVVATLVGDSVLAGKRESWHGRALKIPPLGPSILQCRIIRVEYSLKVCVEIPGSSKLLLELPLVIGTIPLHPFGSRSSSIGSEYSVNFDWLHMTVPEQPEPPPEYSAVVSDDAVEMNMTPPRHASMGCILEGPFYAYIQEFRNRPPPLYSEVDPNPSTQDIRPRCMTC